Genomic segment of Triticum aestivum cultivar Chinese Spring unplaced genomic scaffold, IWGSC CS RefSeq v2.1 scaffold143975, whole genome shotgun sequence:
tcttgggctgtcgaccgcactggggtttgttcaaacgtatcttcacgtgtcgctctcagaccgtgaagaaggcgagcccaggtgacgagaagacccgagtcgtccaaatgtgtgggggcctggggattcaggtgcggaacaatagcaccttcccgcccatgtcttttcccgagtccgtcaggggctggcagtcgacttggttctactgccaggtccagtcgacgccagggcagtcgagtggactccctccgtttaccatggaccgagtgaacaagccctcccccctgaagctgattccggaggagaaagccgacgtgaagatgttgatggagcgcgtggtgcagctggttcgggacggtgtgacaggcatggacctcctggaggttttcctcaagcgtcgcatccagcctctccagttcaggagccactgcatgtggttgtactgcgggcccgaagacgagactagagtccatccagaagaagtcgacgatgtcactctggagagatggatggcagccgttaccggaaacagggacaacccgcgcggagccagaagaattcctccactcgaccacgacaacatcccaaacaaggtacacttgctctgctttccattgtgtctTTGTCGTATTCACTCCTGCtaaccctgtcgactggtcgactgatccttgtttctgcgactgctaggccttcaccgagctgtactcgatgcccaatggggcacaagcttcgactgaggaaggcgaggcgagtgggggcgaggcgagcgggggcgagagccaggaagaggaggaatgggactcggatgctgcaggggatgacgacgacgatgatgatgatgaaggtgatgaagatgacatcgaggacgaggaagaagaggaagaggaggtcgttccaccgcgctcagaaaggcggtcgaagcttgtccacgacccttcgaccgaacgtggcaagggggtGGCGACCGCCACCCAAtcgaccaagcgcccccggaccacttctccggcgccgactgaaaaggcgccgaagcagcccagggcggcttcatcgaagccgaccaagctcctgccgaagatgaaggtgtccatccccaccatttcagggtaattgtgttgctcatattttcttattcttatgcgaactttatctctggtcgacaccgatgttagtcgactgatcctttggagttgcagtgctgctacttctgagacctcggcccgggccgatgaccacgagatggaggatgccgcaacttcgaatccaggtgctgtgttcttaataccattcttagtcgactgacttgcGATCTCTGAACCTGACCcttctctgcagctccacccaacactgttatcgatcttcctgatgatgatgaggatgaagagccgctgaagcataGGAGGAGTCGAAAAGCGCCCGCCagcaaggtgcctcaggatgtgtcagcgcctgaaattctgactgtggagggagagaacaccactcgacacacggtgaccttcgcgactccactgacgagtgctcagcagccctccctcttcacgactcaccacgtcccagaggaccaagctggtgcggcgaaggaggcgatacgccaggcgggactcatgatggagcagctgaagaccatccgggatgcgagccaggcagcttatgacgccagctctgccctccaaagcaatgtccaggtcagtcgactgctgtttgttctgctggatatgctaccaaaaacttttcttttccgggatttatattagtcacccactgggagtgtcgaataaactccgtgttagcgggggcacgctgagtgcacccgctgggtgtagtccccaaggctaaggtcgactgctggcagtcg
This window contains:
- the LOC123177308 gene encoding uncharacterized protein; its protein translation is MEDAATSNPAPPNTVIDLPDDDEDEEPLKHRRSRKAPASKVPQDVSAPEILTVEGENTTRHTVTFATPLTSAQQPSLFTTHHVPEDQAGAAKEAIRQAGLMMEQLKTIRDASQAAYDASSALQSN